A genome region from Candidatus Abyssobacteria bacterium SURF_5 includes the following:
- a CDS encoding nitronate monooxygenase, translating into FVASGGMADGRSLVAALALGAEGMNMGTRFIATKEAPVHENVKKAIVAASELDTRLVMRGLRNTERVLMNSGVERILQIEREKGDKLAITDIIQQVAGVYPKIMQDGEMEAGAWSCGMVAGLIHDIPTVKELIDRIMREADAFIRQQNF; encoded by the coding sequence TTCGTCGCCTCGGGCGGCATGGCCGATGGACGCAGCCTGGTCGCTGCACTCGCGCTCGGTGCGGAAGGCATGAACATGGGTACGCGTTTTATCGCAACCAAAGAAGCGCCGGTCCACGAGAACGTAAAAAAGGCCATCGTCGCCGCCTCCGAACTCGATACCCGCCTGGTGATGCGCGGACTGCGCAACACCGAGCGCGTGCTGATGAACTCGGGCGTCGAACGCATCCTGCAGATCGAGCGCGAGAAAGGCGACAAACTCGCCATCACCGACATCATTCAACAGGTCGCCGGCGTCTACCCCAAGATCATGCAGGATGGCGAAATGGAAGCCGGCGCCTGGAGCTGCGGCATGGTCGCAGGCCTGATCCACGACATACCGACGGTGAAGGAACTGATAGACCGCATCATGCGCGAAGCCGATGCCTTTATCCGGCAGCAAAATTTTTAA
- the guaB gene encoding IMP dehydrogenase — translation MVDLNNIREGLSFDDVLLVPSRSDILPREVDLSTKLTRNISLRIPIVSSAMDTVTEARLAIALAQEGGIGIIHRNLPINEQAIEVDRVKRSENGVITDPITLRPHNRIGEANDLMARYHISGVPITTEDGKLVGILTNRDLRFQDDYNSPISQVMTKENLVTAPVGTTLEQAKAILHRNRIEKLLLVDEKQYLRGLITIKDIRKIMEYPNSCKDTYGRLCVGAAVGTGDDALMRAERLIQSGVDVIAVDTAHGHSTRVLETVRKLKLDFDGVDIIGGNVATEEGALELIEAGADAIKVGVGPGSICTTRIVSGAGMPQITAINDCSRVAKAHGVPVIADGGIRYSGDITKALAAGASAVMIGNLFAGTEESPGEIMIYEGRSYKVYRGMGSLQALSRGGRDRYFQENEFNMDKLVPEGIEGRVAYRGSLANFVFQLVGGVKSGMGYCGVKDIPSLQEKARFIKLTNAGLLESHPHNITITKEAPNYQRF, via the coding sequence ATGGTTGATTTGAATAATATCCGCGAAGGACTTTCTTTCGACGACGTGCTCCTGGTGCCTTCCCGCTCGGACATCCTGCCGCGCGAGGTGGATCTGAGCACAAAACTCACGCGCAATATTTCCCTCAGAATTCCCATCGTCAGCTCTGCCATGGACACCGTCACCGAGGCTCGCCTCGCAATCGCGCTGGCGCAGGAAGGCGGCATCGGAATCATCCACCGGAATCTCCCGATAAATGAACAGGCGATCGAGGTCGACCGGGTTAAGCGATCGGAAAACGGTGTCATTACCGATCCCATTACCCTGCGCCCGCATAACCGGATCGGTGAAGCTAACGATCTGATGGCGCGATATCATATCTCGGGCGTGCCGATAACGACCGAAGATGGAAAGCTCGTCGGTATCTTGACCAATCGAGACCTGAGGTTCCAGGACGATTACAACAGCCCCATTTCACAAGTGATGACAAAGGAAAACCTGGTCACGGCGCCCGTCGGCACCACCCTCGAGCAGGCAAAAGCCATCCTTCACCGGAATCGCATTGAAAAGCTGCTGCTCGTCGATGAGAAGCAGTACCTGCGCGGGCTGATTACCATCAAAGACATCAGAAAGATCATGGAGTATCCCAACTCCTGCAAGGATACCTATGGCCGATTGTGTGTCGGTGCGGCGGTAGGAACAGGCGACGACGCGCTGATGCGAGCCGAAAGACTCATCCAATCGGGCGTTGACGTGATTGCCGTTGACACGGCTCACGGCCACTCTACGCGCGTTCTTGAGACGGTTCGAAAGCTGAAACTGGATTTCGACGGCGTCGATATCATCGGAGGTAATGTCGCCACCGAAGAGGGCGCCCTTGAACTCATCGAGGCCGGCGCCGACGCCATCAAGGTCGGAGTCGGTCCCGGCTCCATCTGCACGACGCGCATCGTATCGGGCGCAGGCATGCCGCAGATAACCGCGATCAACGACTGCTCCAGGGTCGCCAAGGCTCATGGGGTCCCCGTTATCGCCGACGGCGGCATCCGGTATTCGGGAGATATAACCAAGGCGCTCGCCGCGGGCGCGAGTGCGGTTATGATCGGAAATCTCTTTGCCGGAACCGAGGAAAGCCCGGGCGAAATCATGATATACGAAGGCCGCAGCTATAAAGTCTACCGCGGAATGGGTTCATTACAAGCATTGAGCAGGGGCGGCAGAGACCGCTATTTCCAAGAAAACGAATTCAATATGGACAAGCTCGTCCCCGAAGGCATCGAAGGCCGCGTCGCCTACCGCGGCTCACTTGCCAATTTCGTCTTCCAACTCGTCGGCGGCGTCAAGTCCGGGATGGGATACTGCGGCGTGAAAGACATCCCTTCCCTCCAGGAAAAAGCAAGATTTATTAAACTCACAAATGCGGGCTTGCTCGAAAGTCATCCTCATAACATCACGATTACAAAAGAGGCGCCTAATTACCAGCGGTTCTAA